One window from the genome of Vespula pensylvanica isolate Volc-1 chromosome 11, ASM1446617v1, whole genome shotgun sequence encodes:
- the LOC122633087 gene encoding uncharacterized protein LOC122633087 isoform X1 has product MYKEICRYVCILYVLPKQRSNRLRSQRARENMELRLIGSQVEEAIGDDRQAVLIQQLDLVSNALEALIHYIQSLQVTNLAAQRIMDVGHLLINSRLSLSDGNSTSFKFLTGQIQQVENLENDCFIHQYLYFNDRVYQIENKEKCRASFLQDLKEHCSKSMTMSKQLRILIEEHKSRKEDFSIAAKNFQNFLNKSKLSSSQLEKLRRQYDTILEDYQESRQILDVRLPKVVNAYVNRNSIIVSINFEVNTVYVISFEKLVVFLKLERCCYGCRRLVTLHEGFARIVEFFNDLDYFKEISEIFKQLKENLYVEDLVKEHNIAVEIPGNVETCQLCQTTNRVDKK; this is encoded by the exons atgtataaagaaatttgtagatacgtatgtatactttACGTGTTACCCAAACAGAGATCAAATAGACTACGTTCGCAACGAGCAAGAGAGAACATGGAATTAAGGTTGATTGGAAGTCAGGTTGAAGAAGCCATAGGCGATGACAGACAAGCAGTTTTGATACAACAGTTGGATCTTGTCAGCAATGCGCTCGAAGCATTAATCCATTACATCCAATCCTTACAAGTAACGAATTTAGCTGCTCAAAGGATTATGGACGTTGGacatttgttaattaatagtCGTTTGTCTTTGAGCGATGGTAACTCAACaagtttcaaatttttaaCCGGACAGATTCAACAGGTAGAAAATTTAGAGAACGACTGTTTTATACatcaatatttatactttaatgATCGAGTTTATCAGatagagaataaagagaagtGTCGTGCATCGTTCTTACAAGACTTGAAGGAACACTGTTCGAAGAGCATGACGATGTCCAAACAATTACGTATTTTAATAGAGGAACATAAATCAAGGAAAGAAGATTTCTCCATCGCTGCGAAAaactttcaaaattttcttaataaatcaaaattgtCGTCGTcgcaattagaaaaattacgtCGACAATACGATACTATTTTAGAGGATTATCAAGAGAGTAGACAAATTTTGGACGTAAGATTGCCGAAAGTCGTGAACGCGTACGTAAACAGAAATAGCATTAtcgtttctattaattttgaGGTTAACACCGTATACGTCATATCCTTCGAAAAGTTAGTAGTTTTTCTTAAACTTGAACGTTGTTGTTATGGTTGCAGACGATTGGTAACATTGCACGAAGGTTTTGCTAGGATAGtcgaattttttaacgacttggattatttcaaagaaatttcggaaatatttaaacaattgaAAGAGAATTTGTACGTCGAAGATTTAG TAAAAGAACACAATATTGCCGTAGAAATACCGGGGAACGTGGAAACGTGTCAATTGTGTCAAACAACAAATCGAgtcgataagaaataa
- the LOC122633087 gene encoding uncharacterized protein LOC122633087 isoform X4, translated as MYKEICRYVCILYVLPKQRSNRLRSQRARENMELRLIGSQVEEAIGDDRQAVLIQQLDLVSNALEALIHYIQSLQVTNLAAQRIMDVGHLLINSRLSLSDGNSTSFKFLTGQIQQVENLENDCFIHQYLYFNDRVYQIENKEKCRASFLQDLKEHCSKSMTMSKQLRILIEEHKSRKEDFSIAAKNFQNFLNKSKLSSSQLEKLRRQYDTILEDYQESRQILDVRLPKVVNARLVTLHEGFARIVEFFNDLDYFKEISEIFKQLKENLYVEDLVKEHNIAVEIPGNVETCQLCQTTNRVDKK; from the exons atgtataaagaaatttgtagatacgtatgtatactttACGTGTTACCCAAACAGAGATCAAATAGACTACGTTCGCAACGAGCAAGAGAGAACATGGAATTAAGGTTGATTGGAAGTCAGGTTGAAGAAGCCATAGGCGATGACAGACAAGCAGTTTTGATACAACAGTTGGATCTTGTCAGCAATGCGCTCGAAGCATTAATCCATTACATCCAATCCTTACAAGTAACGAATTTAGCTGCTCAAAGGATTATGGACGTTGGacatttgttaattaatagtCGTTTGTCTTTGAGCGATGGTAACTCAACaagtttcaaatttttaaCCGGACAGATTCAACAGGTAGAAAATTTAGAGAACGACTGTTTTATACatcaatatttatactttaatgATCGAGTTTATCAGatagagaataaagagaagtGTCGTGCATCGTTCTTACAAGACTTGAAGGAACACTGTTCGAAGAGCATGACGATGTCCAAACAATTACGTATTTTAATAGAGGAACATAAATCAAGGAAAGAAGATTTCTCCATCGCTGCGAAAaactttcaaaattttcttaataaatcaaaattgtCGTCGTcgcaattagaaaaattacgtCGACAATACGATACTATTTTAGAGGATTATCAAGAGAGTAGACAAATTTTGGACGTAAGATTGCCGAAAGTCGTGAACGC ACGATTGGTAACATTGCACGAAGGTTTTGCTAGGATAGtcgaattttttaacgacttggattatttcaaagaaatttcggaaatatttaaacaattgaAAGAGAATTTGTACGTCGAAGATTTAG TAAAAGAACACAATATTGCCGTAGAAATACCGGGGAACGTGGAAACGTGTCAATTGTGTCAAACAACAAATCGAgtcgataagaaataa
- the LOC122633087 gene encoding uncharacterized protein LOC122633087 isoform X2 has translation MYKEICRYVCILYVLPKQRSNRLRSQRARENMELRLIGSQVEEAIGDDRQAVLIQQLDLVSNALEALIHYIQSLQVTNLAAQRIMDVGHLLINSRLSLSDGNSTSFKFLTGQIQQIENKEKCRASFLQDLKEHCSKSMTMSKQLRILIEEHKSRKEDFSIAAKNFQNFLNKSKLSSSQLEKLRRQYDTILEDYQESRQILDVRLPKVVNAYVNRNSIIVSINFEVNTVYVISFEKLVVFLKLERCCYGCRRLVTLHEGFARIVEFFNDLDYFKEISEIFKQLKENLYVEDLVKEHNIAVEIPGNVETCQLCQTTNRVDKK, from the exons atgtataaagaaatttgtagatacgtatgtatactttACGTGTTACCCAAACAGAGATCAAATAGACTACGTTCGCAACGAGCAAGAGAGAACATGGAATTAAGGTTGATTGGAAGTCAGGTTGAAGAAGCCATAGGCGATGACAGACAAGCAGTTTTGATACAACAGTTGGATCTTGTCAGCAATGCGCTCGAAGCATTAATCCATTACATCCAATCCTTACAAGTAACGAATTTAGCTGCTCAAAGGATTATGGACGTTGGacatttgttaattaatagtCGTTTGTCTTTGAGCGATGGTAACTCAACaagtttcaaatttttaaCCGGACAGATTCAACAG atagagaataaagagaagtGTCGTGCATCGTTCTTACAAGACTTGAAGGAACACTGTTCGAAGAGCATGACGATGTCCAAACAATTACGTATTTTAATAGAGGAACATAAATCAAGGAAAGAAGATTTCTCCATCGCTGCGAAAaactttcaaaattttcttaataaatcaaaattgtCGTCGTcgcaattagaaaaattacgtCGACAATACGATACTATTTTAGAGGATTATCAAGAGAGTAGACAAATTTTGGACGTAAGATTGCCGAAAGTCGTGAACGCGTACGTAAACAGAAATAGCATTAtcgtttctattaattttgaGGTTAACACCGTATACGTCATATCCTTCGAAAAGTTAGTAGTTTTTCTTAAACTTGAACGTTGTTGTTATGGTTGCAGACGATTGGTAACATTGCACGAAGGTTTTGCTAGGATAGtcgaattttttaacgacttggattatttcaaagaaatttcggaaatatttaaacaattgaAAGAGAATTTGTACGTCGAAGATTTAG TAAAAGAACACAATATTGCCGTAGAAATACCGGGGAACGTGGAAACGTGTCAATTGTGTCAAACAACAAATCGAgtcgataagaaataa
- the LOC122633087 gene encoding uncharacterized protein LOC122633087 isoform X3 has protein sequence MELRLIGSQVEEAIGDDRQAVLIQQLDLVSNALEALIHYIQSLQVTNLAAQRIMDVGHLLINSRLSLSDGNSTSFKFLTGQIQQVENLENDCFIHQYLYFNDRVYQIENKEKCRASFLQDLKEHCSKSMTMSKQLRILIEEHKSRKEDFSIAAKNFQNFLNKSKLSSSQLEKLRRQYDTILEDYQESRQILDVRLPKVVNAYVNRNSIIVSINFEVNTVYVISFEKLVVFLKLERCCYGCRRLVTLHEGFARIVEFFNDLDYFKEISEIFKQLKENLYVEDLVKEHNIAVEIPGNVETCQLCQTTNRVDKK, from the exons ATGGAATTAAGGTTGATTGGAAGTCAGGTTGAAGAAGCCATAGGCGATGACAGACAAGCAGTTTTGATACAACAGTTGGATCTTGTCAGCAATGCGCTCGAAGCATTAATCCATTACATCCAATCCTTACAAGTAACGAATTTAGCTGCTCAAAGGATTATGGACGTTGGacatttgttaattaatagtCGTTTGTCTTTGAGCGATGGTAACTCAACaagtttcaaatttttaaCCGGACAGATTCAACAGGTAGAAAATTTAGAGAACGACTGTTTTATACatcaatatttatactttaatgATCGAGTTTATCAGatagagaataaagagaagtGTCGTGCATCGTTCTTACAAGACTTGAAGGAACACTGTTCGAAGAGCATGACGATGTCCAAACAATTACGTATTTTAATAGAGGAACATAAATCAAGGAAAGAAGATTTCTCCATCGCTGCGAAAaactttcaaaattttcttaataaatcaaaattgtCGTCGTcgcaattagaaaaattacgtCGACAATACGATACTATTTTAGAGGATTATCAAGAGAGTAGACAAATTTTGGACGTAAGATTGCCGAAAGTCGTGAACGCGTACGTAAACAGAAATAGCATTAtcgtttctattaattttgaGGTTAACACCGTATACGTCATATCCTTCGAAAAGTTAGTAGTTTTTCTTAAACTTGAACGTTGTTGTTATGGTTGCAGACGATTGGTAACATTGCACGAAGGTTTTGCTAGGATAGtcgaattttttaacgacttggattatttcaaagaaatttcggaaatatttaaacaattgaAAGAGAATTTGTACGTCGAAGATTTAG TAAAAGAACACAATATTGCCGTAGAAATACCGGGGAACGTGGAAACGTGTCAATTGTGTCAAACAACAAATCGAgtcgataagaaataa